The window GGCCATCGCGGCGTCGGGGATGCGCGCCGCGGCGGTCAATCGTCGAAGAGATGCGGCGTGCGGGCCAACGCCTCGGCGGTGTCGCGGTCGGTGCCGAATACCGTCTCGAGCACGGTGGCCATCTCGGCCTCTGGGGTGCCTTCCACGAGGCGGTGGATGTCCGGCAGGTCCGCCTCGCGGATGCGGGTGATCTCGGTGACGAAATCCTGAGCCACGGTCGGCATCAGGCGTTCGATCGTGGCATCGGGCGTCTGGTCCCCCAGAAGGCCGATCCGCTGGGCGTGGCCGCGCAGGTAGCCCTCGTCATAGGCGCAGTCGACCAGCAGCGTGCGGATCGTCGTGCGGTCGGCATAGAACTCCTCCAGCAGCTCGAAATCGGCAGGATCGAGGCAGATCGCGAGACGGTCCGTCTCCATCTGGCGGAACAGCATCCGCAGCATTGCGCGCCGGTGTCGGTGACGCTTGGCGAGGTTCGTCTCGATGCCGCCGAGATCGGGCATCGGGCTGTCATCCTCGTTGAAGATGTAGTCGAGCGCGGGGATGACCTGATGCTGGCGCAGGCTCTCCGCCAAGCGCTTTGCCACGTGGTATTTCTTGCACACCAGCACGATGAGCTCGCGGTCGCGGCCAAGCGAGCTCTCGCGCTCCCAGAAGCGGGGGGCGAAGCGGCGGCCGACACGACCGCGCTGGGTCAGGAACTGGAACAGGCGGCGACCATCGCCCGCGATCGGGAAGGCTGTTCGCCCCGAGGTCCAGAGGCTCTCCAGCCGCTCCTTCAGCTCCTCGGCCTCGGGCGAGATCTTCCGCGCGAAGAGGAAGTCCTGGCTGAGCAGCAGGTCGTAATGGTCGTCGTAGAAGGTCGCGGGCATCCCGTAATCGGTGAACATCAGGAAGGTCAGCGTGCGGCTTTCGATCTCGGCGCGCGGCACGAGGTGACGCACGAGGGTCTGGAAGAACGTCTCGTCGGGGATCCAGGTCGTGGCGAAGAACCGCATCACGGCGCGGTTCTTCCGGCAGAAGGCCAGGATGCGCTCGATCGTGCCGCGGCGCAGGCACCACCATTGCGAGCCGATCATCATGTCGATCCCCTCGGGGATCGCGCGATCGAGCTTGAGCGCCTTCTGCGCGGCCAGCATCGCGTAGAAGGCGCGCTTGTTGGTCCGTTCGTTGACATAGTGGCGATAGATCAGCCGCTCCTCCTTCATGCCGGTCTTGATCCAGCCGGAGGTGAAGTAGTCGAAGCTCTCGATATAGTCGGCGTCGCGGGCGTCGAGCATCGCGCGGGCATGTTCGGCCGACTTGATGGGGCGGCAGTCGCCCGAGAGCATGTAAAGATGCGTGGCGCGCGGGAAGGCGTCGATGGCGGTTTCGATCGTGGCCAGCGTCGCGCGCACCAGCGACCATTCCCCCCAGCCGCATTTGATCCGCTTGCGCACCAGGGCCACGTTCGGATTGTCGCGCAGCCCCGCCTCGATCGCGGCATAGGCCTGGCCGGGCGAACGGGCATCGAAATGGATCGCGACGTAATCGCCTGCCTTCGTCAGACCCTCGGCCTGCCGGATGACGGCTTCGGGATCCTTGTGACAGAGCAGGATGAACGCGATCTTCGCCATTGAGCCAATCTTAATCCAAATTCGGTCACATCGGCATCGCAATACCGTCGCGGGGGCGTTGAAGAAACCGGACAATGCGGCTTTGATGCCGAGGATTTGACAGGGGACGTGTGAAGATGGGGTTTCCGGGCACCTGGATGACCGAAAGCGAGAGCGTCGTGTACCGCGTCGTGCCGAAATGCGCCTGCTCGTCGATCGGGCAGATCATGTTCTATTCCGACCATGGCCGCTTCTTCGACGGCGATATCCATGACAGCACCGCCGGCCTGCACAAATGGGCGCAGGAGGAGAGCCAGCCGCTGATCGCCGCGAACGCCAAGGCGCACAAATCCTATGCGTTCACCTGCGTGCGGAACCCCTACACCCGCATCCTGTCGTCCTTCTTCGACAAGATCGCCGGCATCCAGCGCAACGGAAAGCGCTACCGCGGCAAGCTGGTGCCGCAGCTTGCGGCGAAATACGGGGTTGAGGTCGGCTCGCCCGAGGACGATTTCCAGTTCGACCAGATCGCGTCCTTCCGCCGGTTCCTTCTGTTCGCGCGCGACACGATCCGGTTCCGCCGCCCGATGGATCCCGACATCCACTGGTCGGCAATGGCGGGCCATGTCGGCACCTTCGTGGCCAATGGCGGGCGCTACGACCACATCGTCTTCACCGAGACGTTCAACGAGGGGATGCAGACGGTGCTCGATCATATCGAGACACCCGTGCCCGTCGATCTGGCCGAAGTGCCCCGCTTCAACGAGAGCGAGGGCCACGGACCCAAGCGCGCGCACCCGGTCGAGGATTATTTCGACGACCTGTCGATGCATCTCGTCTGGGAGATCTACCACCGCGACTTCAAGCTCTTCCGCTACGACTTCGAGAACCCGGGCAACAAGATGCCGCTGGGCGAGGTCGATCTCGACGAGGTGCACGCGAAGCTTGGGGATTAGCAAATCCTAAGGGGGAGGTGCGGCAGCGTAGCGGCATGATTCAGCACCCCCTGTCTCCCCGTCGTATCCCGAGTTCGGTGGTCGAGCCCGAAATCTGGCTGCGACATCTGTTCTCGGCCAAGGCCGCCATCGACGGCGGGGTGGTTCGCCGCAAGGTGCGCGATGTGGAGCGCATCGTCGGGCGCCACGCCTTCGAGTCGGAGGTGCTGCGCCGCGGCTTCCGGGCCGTCCGGAACGGCGGACAGTATGTGATCTTCTGCAACCGCGACGAGATGCGGCTGATCGAGTGACCGCATCCTTGCAAGGATGCGGACAGGGTCTTGCAAGACCCTGATCCCCTCACAGCATCGACGGCACCACGAGGTCCGGGGGTCGGTGACCGTCGGCGAAGGTCTGCATGTTGACCAGCACGCGGTCGCCCATCTC is drawn from uncultured Jannaschia sp. and contains these coding sequences:
- a CDS encoding DUF5928 domain-containing protein, with product MAKIAFILLCHKDPEAVIRQAEGLTKAGDYVAIHFDARSPGQAYAAIEAGLRDNPNVALVRKRIKCGWGEWSLVRATLATIETAIDAFPRATHLYMLSGDCRPIKSAEHARAMLDARDADYIESFDYFTSGWIKTGMKEERLIYRHYVNERTNKRAFYAMLAAQKALKLDRAIPEGIDMMIGSQWWCLRRGTIERILAFCRKNRAVMRFFATTWIPDETFFQTLVRHLVPRAEIESRTLTFLMFTDYGMPATFYDDHYDLLLSQDFLFARKISPEAEELKERLESLWTSGRTAFPIAGDGRRLFQFLTQRGRVGRRFAPRFWERESSLGRDRELIVLVCKKYHVAKRLAESLRQHQVIPALDYIFNEDDSPMPDLGGIETNLAKRHRHRRAMLRMLFRQMETDRLAICLDPADFELLEEFYADRTTIRTLLVDCAYDEGYLRGHAQRIGLLGDQTPDATIERLMPTVAQDFVTEITRIREADLPDIHRLVEGTPEAEMATVLETVFGTDRDTAEALARTPHLFDD
- a CDS encoding N-(5'-phosphoribosyl)anthranilate isomerase, which encodes MIQHPLSPRRIPSSVVEPEIWLRHLFSAKAAIDGGVVRRKVRDVERIVGRHAFESEVLRRGFRAVRNGGQYVIFCNRDEMRLIE
- a CDS encoding sulfotransferase family protein, translated to MGFPGTWMTESESVVYRVVPKCACSSIGQIMFYSDHGRFFDGDIHDSTAGLHKWAQEESQPLIAANAKAHKSYAFTCVRNPYTRILSSFFDKIAGIQRNGKRYRGKLVPQLAAKYGVEVGSPEDDFQFDQIASFRRFLLFARDTIRFRRPMDPDIHWSAMAGHVGTFVANGGRYDHIVFTETFNEGMQTVLDHIETPVPVDLAEVPRFNESEGHGPKRAHPVEDYFDDLSMHLVWEIYHRDFKLFRYDFENPGNKMPLGEVDLDEVHAKLGD